In Brachyhypopomus gauderio isolate BG-103 chromosome 18, BGAUD_0.2, whole genome shotgun sequence, the sequence ctccagcaggagcttctcagaccggagccccatggtccccaaacatccgggggccccacccctttagggaggggctcttcatgaccaggCTCCGGTCCCCCACAACACAAgtgggctcctgccaggtggagaccatcacaaggtccaggaacaccgccagggagaagcacctgcacagaaaacacacacacacccaaaaacacaccaacataaaacacaaacgcgcctcagacgccctccgtgccatacccagtcgcacgggaccacagccggtccccccccccaaacatgcatcgggaggagcatgcgtggaattacatgtaacagttgacaacacgctaggacaaaacacacacgctaatactagacaaacaaacaaaaacggagtacaaacagacagacgggacccacatatgcgcgctctacataaacacacagtgatgcgccgctcagagtcgcagtcgctccccatattaaacacaagacacacggacggggagcgaggcgacagtgacgagcggcgaccgcgtcacacataaaacatttaacattgaacacaacgagcacgcacactgatccacacgtccgtcaacatgtacacacattcataacacacacgagagttttcccaggcagacaccctggtcctcaccgtgccacacacaaacaagcgcacggcggaactctcgcAACAAacaacggacacgaagagctgtctcagggcagactgccctggtccttgccatgctacacacacacacacacacacacaaaacacataagcacggcggagctcttcaaacaaaacaccacgcagacaaacacttaccacgagacatgaccacgaacgaaggagaaagaaaaagatactggcggcttccgaagggtgcctggtcattctgtgacgggcggggtgagcaactaaaaaggaagcgatcacgccaagtctcagggaaaaagaatggtttaatagaaaatgtgcaaaccaaaacccttGCAATAGATAAAacattaaggatataatgaccagcggtcaactggtacaaagacaagacatatataggcaaacaaacgaccctcaggtgagacggatcacgggctccgcccacctgagggacgcacacaacatcacaaaaacaacaacaacagccgctgtggacagaggcgaccggtagggggccgcctcaccgtgacatatatatatggaaTCAGCATACACATAGATCAGAGTCTTATTTTAATAGCTATCCTAATAGCTCTTAAAAAGCAAAATTGGAAGTGTAATTTTATTGTTTCAAAAAGTCTGGACAAAGAAATAGGATGAAAGTATTTTTTACActgaaaataaaatgctttcactctTAGAACAAACAGTGACTTCCTTTCATCATGTCAGTATGCcattaaatgtattttaaatgatATTGAAAGGTTTTAAGTGATCTGCCCTGTTAAAATTAATTAAGTTGCAATGATAATCCTGATGGCTTTTCAAAAGAGAACTTCTATAATTAACACACATTATGGACAAtaatgaaatgcagtatattgaACAATAGAAATAATCCTTCACactaacattttaaataaagcacattggttttaactgtaaatagtAGATTTAATGTACTGAAGCTATTCAAATTTGTACTATAAACATTATAACTACTGAAAATGTAAAATCCTGTATGTAAGAACTCTGTCCTGTTAAATCCTGACTcttccaccagggggcagccaAACTAAGAGATCAGATTGCCTTCAGCCAGACTAAACTATGGGAATCAATGCTGTTATCTAGTACTGCAAATAAACATAGGCTCACACttaaagaacagaaattaaAACTGATACCTAGAAATGCAAATAAACAAAGACATAAATAAACATATAATGTAAAGGACAACAAGTgttttgtgtggtgttagtaGTCATTTAATTAATCAACAAACAGGTTGATATGACATTACCAATATTATGTTTGTTAATCTGCATAGTATAAAGGGCAAGTTTAACtcattttaaattaataaaacatATTCCATAAAGCATGGTCCTACAGCCCAATACATTTGGCTTGTTTCTTAAAGATTTTGTTGTTTTACTTGAAGGTTCTTATCAGTACTTTATGTTTGAAAAACGTTTCTCACAAACCCACTGCTCTTTATCATTGCATGTTCTGTCATTCCAGCCCTTCTTATCTGCAGAGTTCCAAATCTCAGCACAGTCCTCACTTTCACTTATATTGTTTGGCTCCCCTGCAATCCAGAACCTGAAACCAACAGAGGAGATCAGGTGATCagtggaagagaaagagaatctAGGGACCAGTGGCACAGATCATGAGATCAGTGGAACAGAAAGGGGATCAGGGGATCAGTGGAACAGAAAGGGGATCAAGAGATCAGTGAAACAGAAAGGGGATCAGGAGATCAGTGGAACAGAAAGGGGATCAGGGGATCAGTGGAACAGAAAGGGGATCAGGGGATCAGTGGAACAGAAAGGGGATCAGGGGATCAGTGGAACAGAAAGGGGATCAGGAGATCAGTGGAACAGAAAGGGGATCAGTGGGATGCAAGATGCTAACAGGCAGAGTCTACTTGCAAATTCATTAGCAAGTGGCTGGCATAGTATAAAGAACTATTTGTGCCAAGTACAGACTGGAAGTTCCAAATTCAAAGTGGGATATTAACTAAGCTAAGATGCTCTGGGACTTTCTATATACAAAATAACAAAACGGTGATGTCTAACCACCTGGACATAGTGGTGGACGAACAGCAGAAGAGGGCTATAGTGATCCGAAGTCAGGAATAAGAAAAggaacaagaaaaaaaataccAGTAGAGTTAGAAAAGAGGTTTAAGGTGAAGGCAGCAGTTGTTGACGTGGTAATCAGAGCACTTTGGGCTGTGACACCCAGGCTGGGAGAGTGGCTCCATGTAACAAAACTAGTTCGGTCGAAGCAGGAAGCAGACACAATCGCAAAGAGACTGGGGTTTTATTAACCACACTGTGAAAAAACTATGATGGTGATAATATCTAAAACACATAAAATTTTAAACACTTTTGCTTTCTGTGATATATATACTAATATAACAAAGTTGGTGGATTCACCTCACCTTGTTAGTAATGCTACTGAAATGCCAAATTGTGCCCTAACCCTTATAATATAAgggttatataaatataaatatatctagCTTAAGAATTTTAAGGCTAAATTGAGGTTAATGGTTATTGTAACTGTTAGTCCTCAACGACATATTGATGCTGATTTTAAACCATGACCAAACGAGGTAAATTTCTATATGTAAATCTTTAGTCTCTTTAACTGTGGTAGTATGATGTCCTACTGCTGAAGTACGGCATTTCTGATTCAGCCATTAAGCATACAACAGGCTGAAGCAAACTGGTTGATACCGGTAGAAACAGGACTGTGAAATTAACAAGGGAAGTACAAGAGAAATAAGGAAATAGAGACAATGATTCAAATAGAACTGAAACACAACCAAACTGAACTGGAGCAATAACCCCATGAACAAATtaccaaacaaacaacaaatagAATAGAACTCACAATCTAAATATGAACAGATATGAACTCAAAACACAATCCTGCAAATAGTACTAAAACATGCAGCGTAACAAAATACATTAACTGAATCACATGGAAGACACAGGGAAAACTTTACACATGAAACAATATCCAGCAATGGTGGGAGGATGCCACACACAACCAGAAAGCAGCAAAAACTATGACAGAAGATGAGAGGGAAAGAAAACAGAACTACAACGACGTAGAGCTAAATGCCTGTCTTAGATTTCCCTTACATGGCCTTGTTTCTGATTGTCCATCAAAAGTACGTATATCTTGAAATTGGTTATATTTATTATGACAAGTTAGTTTTTGGTATTCTTCATTGTGCTGTTTGCTAGTCTTTGTCTATTTAACTATGTTGGGTAATGCTTTGATACTAACTCTGCACACTTATTACCCCTTAATAAATGAGAACGTAAAGGATATAGAACAGATTTGTGTGGCACGAAGCTCTGATGTGTTAAGCATGAGAAATGTTTATTGAATTTGTTGCTGAAGCCTCAACTGCCTCAAGTGTTCAACATCTAAGAACAATATTCAATGGCAGAATAAGACAGGAACAGAAATGATCTTACGTAGTGATGAGTGCTGTGCCGTCCACCCATTTCCAAACCCCTTCTGTGCTGCTGTCATTCAGACCAATCCAAGCTCGACTGCTTTTCAAGATCTTAAAAATCTGTTCCTTCAAagggaaaacaaaaaataaaactcaGAAAcaatgatctctctctctctgtatctgtctctctgtttttctctctcagtCACCTGTTCCTCGTTGCTGTTTATGATCACCAGGTCTGATCCTCTCCCTCTGcagtcctgtctgctctcactcCAGGTCTTTTTGTCAGTGGAAATGTAGTATACACTGTATCCTTGTACGATGTATCCTGTCAAAAGAACATGCAAAGACATTTTTGTTCATACCATTTCCATACACACTTTTGTAAATGTTCAGCACTGTGAGGGCATTCGTTAAACTGATTTATTAATGAACGTCCATCCTGCCACTTATTATGATCAAGACCTTCATAATTACGTCCTTAGAAGAAAATGGAACTGCATGGAAGAGCATGGAATAGACAGTTTGGCCGTCACACATTACGTACCAAATTTGGAAATTAGTGTCAGAAGACCTTCTTTTTCCTGAtgtaactggtctctctctatAGTCAGGTTACTGATAATAGCCTGGACCTGGTCTCTCTCTACAGTCAGGTTACTGGTAATAGCCTGGAGCTGGTCTCTCACTATAGTCAGATTGCTGTTACTGTTCTttaactggtctctctctgcagtcaaTGTGAGCCACAGCACTGTGATGCCAGccagcaggagaacacacagcagccccagACACACTGCAGCCAGCCGGCAGCATCTGCCCCCATTAGCATTGGTTCCTGAAGCTACATAGAAATTCATAGTTATGAGTACGCTCAGATGTATTGATCGTTCAGAGACTAAACTGCGATAAACGGTAAGAGACACGCCAGTGAACCAATTTAGCaaacgtgtatgtgtgttgaaGATCATGATGAATCAACATATTGATTATAATGtgtaaaaatatgtaataatttgTAATAATATACAATAATTCTGTATAATGTGTTATTGAGGTGTCAATTAACATATATACGAAACACATAATGCAGGTTCACATAATGCAAAACAGTTGTAGTCAGTTCTGTATAATCAATTGATGAGACATAcaggagaaacagagacagaacagACAGGTAGAGCAGATACTGACGTGAGCTGGTGAtttcaaacaaacagacaggtaGAGCAGATACTGACGTGAGCTGGTGAtttcaaacaaacagacaggtaGAGCAGATACTGACGTGAGCTGGTGATTTCAAACAAACAGAGAGGTAGAGCAGATACTGACGTGAGCTGGTGAtttcaaacaaacagacaggtaGAGCAGATACTGACGTGAGCTGGTGAtttcaaacaaacagacaggtaGAGCAGATACTGACGTGAGCTGGTGAtttcaaacaaacagacaggtaGAGCAGATACTGACGTGAGCTGGTGAtttcaaacaaacagacaggtaGAGCAGATACTGACGTGAGCTGGTGAtttcaaacaaacagacaggtaGAGCAGATACTGACGTGAGCTGGTGAtttcaaacaaacagacaggtaGAGCAGATACTGACGTGAGCTGGTGAtttcaaacaaacagacaggtaGAGCAGATACTGACGTGAGCTGGTGAtttcaaacaaacagacaggtaGAGCAGATACTGACGTGAGCTGGTGAtttcaaacaaacagacaggtaGAGCAGATACTGACGTGAGCTGGTGATTTCATTGATGCTCTTGGCCCTCTGTTCCTTAACAATGTCCTTGTTGGCCCTGTGTTCCTTACCAATGTCCTCATTGGTATAAATGTTTTCAAATGAGTTGTTACAGCCGTTTGACTCAAACCTGTAATCTACTGCTCCTGAATTTGCATAAATATCTTCGCTAATCTCCATTTCCTCAGAAATCCTGATCTTACAGGGAGGAATGAATCAGTCAGATACAGCTGTTTTAATTAGTTAGTTTTAGTTGGAAAAACCCTACACAACACTCAGAAATAAGATGGCTGCAGTGAAGCTCCTCGTGTCGCTATTAGTAGAAGTATTACccgtatatatacggtctctggtccacACACTGTAAAGATGGTCATCGGGGGAGGGGTGGGATAatggtgggaggtggggggataGCTGGGCATCAAATAGGGcatcatatttaaaaaatacatctAAGCCAAAACTGACAATAAAAATTtgtaaaataatgttttttaaaatcatttttgcACTTGCTTTCTATATttctaatatatattttttaatataacATCTGATGGAATATAAAGACAAGAGTAGGAGCTCAGCTGCATTCACACCTTCACAGGAAGgccatttaaatatttgtcaCATTCTGCGCACATCCTgccgcacgtgtgtgtgtgtgcatgtgtgagtgtgtgtgtgtgtgtgtatatataaataaactggatttatatatatatatatatatatatatatatatatatatatatatatatatatatatatatataagtttgAACTTGCCTTTAGTGATGCTATCTTGATATCTGCTGTGCAATGTGAATTCAGAGTGTCACGTCTGGTGTGGAGGAAGGGCACACAGTTCACACCAGACACCGTATATATACAGTCTCTGGTTCACACACTGTAGAGATGGTCATCGGGGGAGGGGTGGGATGAgggtgggaggtggggggatggTTGGGCATCAAATAGGACATcatacattaaaaaaatacatttaagccAAAAGTGACAATAAAAATGTGTAAAATCatattttttaaaatcatttttgcACTTGCTTTCTATatttctaatatatatatatatatatattttaatataacatCTGATGGAATATAAAGACAACAGTTGGAGCTCAGCTGCATTCACACCTTCACAGGAAGGCCATTAAATATTTGTGTGTCTGGTGCGAAGTCACATTCTGCACACATCCTgccgcacgtgtgtgtgtgtgtgtgattatatatatatatgtcacggtgaggcggccccctaccggccacctctgtccacagcggctgttgttgttgttgtttggtgacgtcatgtgcgtccctcaggtgggcggagcccgtgatccgtctcacctgagggtcgtttgtttgcctatttatgtcttgtctttgtaccagttgaccgctggtcattatatccttaatttggagatagtgcacgggttttaggtttgcacactttctattaaaccatcatttttccctgagacttggcgtgatcgcttccttttcgttgctcacccccgcccgtcacagaatgaccagccacccttcggaagccgccgagtctctttttctttctccttcgttcgttgtcaggtctcgtggtaagtgtttgtctgcgtggtgttttgtttcgccgtgcgcttgtgtgtatgtggcacggcgaacaccagggtgtctgcctggtggactctcgtgtgtgttttgtatgtgtgtacgggtgacggacgtgtggaccagtgtgcgtgctcgttatgttctatgttgaatgttttatgtgtgacgcggttgccgctcgtcactgtcgcctcgctccccgtgtgtcgtgtgtttaatgtggggagcgactgcggctctgagcggcgcgtgtcactgtgtgtgtgtaagcaaagCGCGCATGTGATGGggttccgtctgtctgtttgtacaccgttttttgtttgtctagtatttgcgtgtgtgttttgttctagcgtgatgtcaactgttaaatgtaattccacacatgctcctccccttaaatgtgtgtttggggggggaccggctgtggtcccgtgccatggggtgtggcacggagggcgtctctcccgagggaggccctgaatagggtagggcgcgtttgtgtttcgtgtttgtgtatgtgtgtggtgtgtgtgtgtgtcaggttgtgttctttgtgcaggtgcttctccttggcagtgttcctggaccttgtgggggtctccacctggcaggagcccccttgtgttgtggggtgaccggagcccggtcgtgaagagcccctccctagagggctggggcccccggatgtttggggaccatggggctccggtctgaaaagctcctgctggggatggagatcctccctcctgtccggggtgaccaggaggtccttggggctgctccctagcccgcgtcgggggtgctctgggcctcggtctctggcgctcctgggttgggtggaggagtccaccttgagatgagaggccccgggaggggttggctccccaggaggctggggtgacccctagcagaaggcaggggtcagctctgggaggaggtaggtccaggaggtgaagtagccacgccttggagaggtagcctgcacacccacacacacacgagggacgagagaggagcggtagcccctcgtcctcacacccatggggcttaccagctgaatgccggttagggcgtgagggccctgtgaccgaccggggcgtggttttgtggtgTTAACGTCCCggccggtccagggtcccgcccggggaggtgagctgtgtaatgttttgtgttttatgtttcagctcccggacggcaggaggtgtgttcctgcctgtctctgtcttcctgccccttcatgttttgtgtgcagccgctgtgtgccacacacccagtggaggggagtgcggcttggtgggggggtctgtcacggtgaggcggccccctaccggccacctctgtccacagcggctgttgttgttgttgtttggtgtcgtcatgtgcgtccctcaggtgggcggagcccgtgatccatctcacctgagggtcgtttgtttgcctatttatgtcttgtctttgtaccggttgaccgctggtcattatatccttaatttggagatattgcacgggttttaggtttgcacactttctattaaaccatcatttttccctgagacttggcgtgatcgcttccttttcgttgctcaccccgcccgtcacaatatatatatatatatatatatatatatatatatatatatatatatatacacactaccgttaaaaagtttggggtcacttagaaatgttcttatttttgaaagaaaagctgtTATTTtccaatttagctaacattaaatgcatcaaaaatacactctatacattattaatgtggtaaaggACTATTCTAGCtataaacatctggtttttaatgcaatatctacatagatgtatggagacccatttccaacaaccatcactccagtgttctaatagtacattgtgtttgctaactctgtaaggaggctattggatatttagaaaacccttgaaaacccttgtgcaagtaggttagcacagctgaaaacaaaagttttgctgattagagaagctataaaactgaccttcctttgagttagttgagaatctggagcattacaattgttggttcgattaaactcacaaaatggccagaaaaagacaactttcaattgaaactggacagtctattcttgttctgagaaatgaaggctattccatgcgagacattgccaagaaactgaagatttcctacaatggtgtgtactactcccttcagaggagagcacagacaggctctaaccagagtagaaggagaagtggaaggccccgctgcacaactgagcaagaagacaagtacattagtctccagtttgagaaatcgacgcctcacaggtcctcaactggcagcttcattaaatagtacccgcaaaacgccagtgtcaacattTAGAGTGaggaggcgactccgggatgttggccttcagggcagagtggcaaagaaaaagccatatctggataataaaagaaaaagattaatatgggcaaaagaacacaaacattggacagaggaagattggaaaatagtgttatggacagatgaatcaaagtttgaggtgtttggatcacacagacaaacatttgtgagatgcagaacaactg encodes:
- the LOC143482159 gene encoding uncharacterized protein LOC143482159, with product MEISEDIYANSGAVDYRFESNGCNNSFENIYTNEDIGKEHRANKDIVKEQRAKSINEITSSPSGTNANGGRCCRLAAVCLGLLCVLLLAGITVLWLTLTAERDQLKNSNSNLTIVRDQLQAITSNLTVERDQVQAIISNLTIERDQLHQEKEGLLTLISKFGYIVQGYSVYYISTDKKTWSESRQDCRGRGSDLVIINSNEEQEQIFKILKSSRAWIGLNDSSTEGVWKWVDGTALITTFWIAGEPNNISESEDCAEIWNSADKKGWNDRTCNDKEQWVCEKRFSNIKY